The proteins below come from a single Chrysoperla carnea chromosome 1, inChrCarn1.1, whole genome shotgun sequence genomic window:
- the LOC123305508 gene encoding nuclear pore complex protein DDB_G0274915 isoform X1 yields the protein MFTQSGWDNKRVNRSASVLTPIPCIGSNSLANIGKHTSTPISPIIYRGADLTSNSSMVRPNRIKQPERYSLSDTSYNTSQLNSSTSPTTDRQNSPKSIPNAAGPLLANSRYNIGMGTYTDMHSPGFASRIVQYSGEYGESEHGRERERLTHLAKYGSPGLFPVVNLNKTPLKSVKVAGHRPVTVRIAPPDNSYNMDRSLILNQSLQSPNQQVNNTIATQSEISTRSVLDALKEISRKRIHARDDSIEKNKRQRKSSLSSGHGHTESIDTPLSSKRVRDIDVNNEQSFNGSNGSSPSPKKYKQVKHGYNDIISSLSSSIHLRQQYANKRKSEMAVPKDTDINKQIKLGSMKSSPIKPPETIYNSAQNTVTIVENTSPSINKQTKTTNSKENNSKNTKEKSLNNNGDEINKKQVENFNEGTIVNENGVCRLTFISNPPEKQNDIFVPFKPPTEESKRKRLAALLGALSGEDWDVKTLTKKFFPPDNEEDAVDSPKSTGILVSPGTSKPSDAVKKHVTFNIPSTPVSTSSAESPVASKPEITTTSVSITQPISSTMSFGTSNSLPTSESQSINSPATTQNNIMFENTPKNNETSAGTAPIKFGTPEVSKPATATATTSATPVISFGSTNTTPVINFGAKPTENKQPTLNFGTTPASESKPSGGFSFDLNKKSETSTSTNVSTTTPSFSFGGTTKDTNKIEENKSTFATPFGTAAFSPKSTSESVPITTATNPSFSFGSATNKEDKVQSNTFGTPTTLSFNTQNSAFSTPKTTSSITSPFGSTNVPSFGISTTSTTPAFGASTTSSASAFGSSTVSNTPAFGTPTTNAPTFGTSTTNNPPAFGASTTSNAPTFGTSTTSSAPTFGTPTTNNPPAFGSTNTPTFGTPAATTASISFGNSAPAVPSFGSVNTTTSNAPLFGSTTTASNTFAFGSSNTTSAFGKPTTTNQGFGQTNAAPAFGVQNTTANTPSFGSTTTSAFGSTSSGFGAPTTTSSAFGSTPFGSTSNVASPFGGNNAPQFGTPTTTSNAFGATNTGFGTPTTTAQFGSTTSAVASPFGSNTSSTTPAFGAQTTQASGFGTQSTPIFGGSTTQQPTNAFGSNSTSTGNTTNIFGSNNNNSTPSAFGSTNNTSTFGNNSATNKPFGGTSAFTFGASTTTQNNNTFGSTTGGFGNTTTPAFGASSPPAFGAQNNNNNNVFGSTTQSTNSTTTNTAVPLFGSTNQTPAFGTPDNKQPAAFGGFGTSSQASSPSSVFAFGGSQPASNSTNNSNAFQFGAPKPAGSGGFNFSANTTTPSFGSSGGTAPAAFGANQFGATGGAPNMFSIGTGSTAPRPRATARYNRKK from the exons ATGTTCACACAAAGTGGTTGGGATAATAAACGGGTCAATCGTAGTGCTAGTGTTTTAACACCAATACCATGTATTGGATCGAATTCATTGGCAAATATTGGCAAACATACATCAACACCTATCTCACCGATTATATATAGGGGAGCTGATCTAACATCAAATTCATCAATGGTTAGACCGAACAGAATCAAACA ACCTGAAAGATATTCATTATCAGACACTAGCTATAACACGTCACAATTGAATTCATCAACATCACCCACAACAGATCGCCAAAATTCACCAAAATCAATACCAAATGCTGCAGGACCATTATTGGCAAATTCACGATACAATATTGGAATGGG caCATATACTGATATGCACAGTCCAGGCTTTGCCTCACGAATAGTACAATATAGTGGAGAATATGGTGAAAGTGAACATGGACGAGAACGAGAACGTTTAACACATTTAGCTAAATATGGTAGTCCTGGATTATTTCCtgttgttaatttaaataagacaCCTTTAAAATCAGTTAAAGTGGCTGGGCACCGTCCAGTTACTGTACGAATAGCTCCACCTG ataattcatataatatggatcgtagtttaattttaaaccaatCATTACAATCACCAAACCAACAAGTAAATAATACCATAGCAACACAATCTGAAATTAGTACTCGAAGTGTTTTAGATGctttaaaagaaatatcaagaaaacGAATTCATGCAAGA GACGATAGTATAGAAAAGAATAAAAGACAAAGAAAAAGTTCGCTGTCAAGTGGACATGGACATACAGAATCAATTGATACACCCTTAAGTTCAAAACGTGTTCGTGACATTGATGTCAATAACGAACAATCATTTAACGGATCAAATGGGTCATCTCCATCCCCAAAGAAGTATAAACAAGTCAAACATGGTTACAATGATATTATTAGTTCATTAAGTTCAAGTATACATTTAAGACAACAGTATGCAAACAAACGTAAATCTG AAATGGCGGTACCAAAAGATACcgacataaacaaacaaattaaattaggCAGTATGAAATCATCACCAATAAAGCCACCAGAAACAATATACAACTCAGCACAAAATACTGTAACAATTGTGGAAAATACATCACCatcaattaataaacaaacaaaaacaacaaactcaaaagaaaataattcgaaaaatacaaaagaaaaatcattgaataaCAACGgtgatgaaattaataaaaaacaagttgaAAACTTTAATGAGGGTACTATAGTCAATGAAAATGGTGTGTGTCGTTTAACATTCATCTCAAATCCACCAGAAAAACAAAACGACATATTTGTGCCATTCAAACCACCAACAGAAGAATCAAAACGTAAACGCTTAGCTGCTTTATTGGGTGCGTTAAGTGGTGAAGATTGGGATGTGAagacattaacaaaaaaattctttccaCCTGATAACGAGGAGGATGCCGTTGATTCTCCTAAATCTACTGGAATCTTAGTGTCTCCAGGCACTAGTAAGCCATCAGATGCCGTTAAAAAACATGTCACATTTAATATACCATCAACACCTGTTTCAACATCTTCAGCGGAGAGTCCTGTAGCGAGTAAACCAGAAATTACAACTACATCCGTTTCGATTACTCAACCAATTTCCTCGACGATGAGTTTTGGCACAAGTAATAGTTTACCTACATCAGAAAGTCAGAGTATAAATTCTCCGGCAACTACTcagaataatattatgtttgaaaatacgccgaaaaataatgaaacaagCGCTGGAACAGCTCCAATTAAATTTGGTACACCCGAAGTCAGTAAACCCGCTACTGCTACGGCAACTACTTCAGCAACGCCTGTTATCAGCTTTGGATCGACTAATACTACACCAGTTATAAATTTTGGGGCTAAACCAACAGAAAACAAACAACCCACACTTAATTTTGGTACGACTCCAGCATCTGAATCTAAGCCTTCTGGAGGATTTAGTttcgatttaaacaaaaaatcagaAACATCGACTTCAACGAATGTTTCAACTACAACACCTTCATTCAGCTTTGGAGGTACTACAAAAGATACCAATAAAATAGAGGAGAATAAATCCACATTTGCAACACCATTTGGTACTGCCGCATTCTCTCCAAAATCTACTAGTGAAAGTGTACCAATCACTACAGCTACAAATCCATCATTTTCTTTTGGAAGTGCTACAAATAAAGAAGACAAAGTACAATCGAATACATTTGGTACCCCCACCACTTTATCGTTTAATACACAAAATAGTGCTTTTAGTACACCTAAAACTACCTCAAGTATTACCTCACCATTCGGGTCAACCAATGTTCCCAGTTTTGGAATATCTACAACAAGTACTACTCCCGCTTTTGGAGCATCTACAACTAGTAGTGCATCTGCTTTTGGATCATCTACTGTAAGTAATACACCTGCTTTTGGAACACCGACAACCAATGCACCTACTTTTGGAACATCGACAACAAATAATCCACCTGCTTTTGGAGCATCAACTACAAGTAATGCTCCTACTTTTGGAACATCGACTACAAGTAGTGCGCCTACTTTTGGAACACCTACTACAAATAATCCACCCGCTTTTGGATCCACAAATACACCAACATTTGGGACACCTGCTGCTACAACTGCAAGTATTTCTTTTGGTAATAGTGCACCAGCAGTTCCATCATTTGGAAGCGTTAACACTACCACAAGTAACGCTCCGCTATTTGGAAGTACAACAACTGCATCAAATACTTTTGCTTTTGGCTCCTCAAATACAACTTCAGCCTTTGGAAAACCCACTACAACTAATCAAGGATTTGGGCAAACTAATGCCGCACCAGCATTTGGTGTTCAGAATACAACAGCTAATACTCCATCTTTTGGATCAACCACAACTTCTGCATTTGGATCCACATCATCAGGATTTGGAGCACCAACTACCACAAGTTCCGCTTTTGGTAGCACTCCCTTTGGATCTACTTCAAATGTTGCATCTCCATTCGGTGGCAATAACGCTCCACAATTTGGAACACCCACTACAACTTCAAATGCATTTGGTGCAACAAATACAGGATTTGGTACTCCAACCACGACAGCTCAATTTGGATCAACAACATCAGCTGTGGCATCACCATTTGGATCAAACACGTCATCAACAACTCCAGCATTTGGGGCACAAACCACACAAGCATCTGGTTTTGGAACGCAATCCACACCAATTTTCGGTGGTTCAACAACTCAACAACCTACTAATGCTTTTGGAAGTAATTCTACCTCTACAGGAAatactacaaatatttttggatcaaataaTAACAACAGTACTCCCAGCGCATTTGGCTCGACAAACAATACAAGTACATTTGGTAACAATTCAGCGACAAATAAACCGTTTGGTGGAACCTCTGCTTTCACTTTCGGAGCAAGCACAACTACACAAAACAATAACACTTTTGGATCAACAACTGGAGGTTTTGGAAATACAACAACTCCTGCTTTTGGTGCATCTTCACCTCCCGCATTTGgtgctcaaaataataataataataatgtatttggaTCAACAACTCAAAGTACAAATTCTACTACAACAAACACTGCAGTTCCATTATTTGGATCAACAAATCAAACGCCTGCTTTCGGAACACCCGATAATAAACAACCCGCAGCATTTGGAGGTTTCGGAACTAGTTCACAGGCAAGTTCACCGAGTAGTGTATTTGCTTTTGGTGGATCACAGCCAGCATCTAATTCAACAAATAATAGTAATGCTTTCCAATTTGGAGCACCAAAACCAGCTGGAAGTGGAGGATTTAATTTTAGTGCAAACACAACGACACCTTCATTTGGTAGTAGTGGAGGAACTGCACCTGCAGCGTTTGGAGCAAATCAATTCGGTGCAACTGGAGGTGCACCAAATATGTTCAGTATAGGTACTGGTTCAACGGCACCTAGACCACGCGCAACAGCAcgatataatagaaaaaaatga
- the LOC123305508 gene encoding nuclear pore complex protein DDB_G0274915 isoform X2 yields MFTQSGWDNKRVNRSASVLTPIPCIGSNSLANIGKHTSTPISPIIYRGADLTSNSSMVRPNRIKQPERYSLSDTSYNTSQLNSSTSPTTDRQNSPKSIPNAAGPLLANSRYNIGMGTYTDMHSPGFASRIVQYSGEYGESEHGRERERLTHLAKYGSPGLFPVVNLNKTPLKSVKVAGHRPVTVRIAPPDNSYNMDRSLILNQSLQSPNQQVNNTIATQSEISTRSVLDALKEISRKRIHARDDSIEKNKRQRKSSLSSGHGHTESIDTPLSSKRVRDIDVNNEQSFNGSNGSSPSPKKYKQVKHGYNDIISSLSSSIHLRQQYANKRKSEMAVPKDTDINKQIKLGSMKSSPIKPPETIYNSAQNTVTIVENTSPSINKQTKTTNSKENNSKNTKEKSLNNNGDEINKKQVENFNEGTIVNENGVCRLTFISNPPEKQNDIFVPFKPPTEESKRKRLAALLGALSGEDWDVKTLTKKFFPPDNEEDAVDSPKSTGILVSPGTSKPSDAVKKHVTFNIPSTPVSTSSAESPVASKPEITTTSVSITQPISSTMSFGTSNSLPTSESQSINSPATTQNNIMFENTPKNNETSAGTAPIKFGTPEVSKPATATATTSATPVISFGSTNTTPVINFGAKPTENKQPTLNFGTTPASESKPSGGFSFDLNKKSETSTSTNVSTTTPSFSFGGTTKDTNKIEENKSTFATPFGTAAFSPKSTSESVPITTATNPSFSFGSATNKEDKVQSNTFGTPTTLSFNTQNSAFSTPKTTSSITSPFGSTNVPSFGISTTSTTPAFGASTTSNTPAFGTPTTNAPTFGTSTTNNPPAFGASTTSNAPTFGTSTTSSAPTFGTPTTNNPPAFGSTNTPTFGTPAATTASISFGNSAPAVPSFGSVNTTTSNAPLFGSTTTASNTFAFGSSNTTSAFGKPTTTNQGFGQTNAAPAFGVQNTTANTPSFGSTTTSAFGSTSSGFGAPTTTSSAFGSTPFGSTSNVASPFGGNNAPQFGTPTTTSNAFGATNTGFGTPTTTAQFGSTTSAVASPFGSNTSSTTPAFGAQTTQASGFGTQSTPIFGGSTTQQPTNAFGSNSTSTGNTTNIFGSNNNNSTPSAFGSTNNTSTFGNNSATNKPFGGTSAFTFGASTTTQNNNTFGSTTGGFGNTTTPAFGASSPPAFGAQNNNNNNVFGSTTQSTNSTTTNTAVPLFGSTNQTPAFGTPDNKQPAAFGGFGTSSQASSPSSVFAFGGSQPASNSTNNSNAFQFGAPKPAGSGGFNFSANTTTPSFGSSGGTAPAAFGANQFGATGGAPNMFSIGTGSTAPRPRATARYNRKK; encoded by the exons ATGTTCACACAAAGTGGTTGGGATAATAAACGGGTCAATCGTAGTGCTAGTGTTTTAACACCAATACCATGTATTGGATCGAATTCATTGGCAAATATTGGCAAACATACATCAACACCTATCTCACCGATTATATATAGGGGAGCTGATCTAACATCAAATTCATCAATGGTTAGACCGAACAGAATCAAACA ACCTGAAAGATATTCATTATCAGACACTAGCTATAACACGTCACAATTGAATTCATCAACATCACCCACAACAGATCGCCAAAATTCACCAAAATCAATACCAAATGCTGCAGGACCATTATTGGCAAATTCACGATACAATATTGGAATGGG caCATATACTGATATGCACAGTCCAGGCTTTGCCTCACGAATAGTACAATATAGTGGAGAATATGGTGAAAGTGAACATGGACGAGAACGAGAACGTTTAACACATTTAGCTAAATATGGTAGTCCTGGATTATTTCCtgttgttaatttaaataagacaCCTTTAAAATCAGTTAAAGTGGCTGGGCACCGTCCAGTTACTGTACGAATAGCTCCACCTG ataattcatataatatggatcgtagtttaattttaaaccaatCATTACAATCACCAAACCAACAAGTAAATAATACCATAGCAACACAATCTGAAATTAGTACTCGAAGTGTTTTAGATGctttaaaagaaatatcaagaaaacGAATTCATGCAAGA GACGATAGTATAGAAAAGAATAAAAGACAAAGAAAAAGTTCGCTGTCAAGTGGACATGGACATACAGAATCAATTGATACACCCTTAAGTTCAAAACGTGTTCGTGACATTGATGTCAATAACGAACAATCATTTAACGGATCAAATGGGTCATCTCCATCCCCAAAGAAGTATAAACAAGTCAAACATGGTTACAATGATATTATTAGTTCATTAAGTTCAAGTATACATTTAAGACAACAGTATGCAAACAAACGTAAATCTG AAATGGCGGTACCAAAAGATACcgacataaacaaacaaattaaattaggCAGTATGAAATCATCACCAATAAAGCCACCAGAAACAATATACAACTCAGCACAAAATACTGTAACAATTGTGGAAAATACATCACCatcaattaataaacaaacaaaaacaacaaactcaaaagaaaataattcgaaaaatacaaaagaaaaatcattgaataaCAACGgtgatgaaattaataaaaaacaagttgaAAACTTTAATGAGGGTACTATAGTCAATGAAAATGGTGTGTGTCGTTTAACATTCATCTCAAATCCACCAGAAAAACAAAACGACATATTTGTGCCATTCAAACCACCAACAGAAGAATCAAAACGTAAACGCTTAGCTGCTTTATTGGGTGCGTTAAGTGGTGAAGATTGGGATGTGAagacattaacaaaaaaattctttccaCCTGATAACGAGGAGGATGCCGTTGATTCTCCTAAATCTACTGGAATCTTAGTGTCTCCAGGCACTAGTAAGCCATCAGATGCCGTTAAAAAACATGTCACATTTAATATACCATCAACACCTGTTTCAACATCTTCAGCGGAGAGTCCTGTAGCGAGTAAACCAGAAATTACAACTACATCCGTTTCGATTACTCAACCAATTTCCTCGACGATGAGTTTTGGCACAAGTAATAGTTTACCTACATCAGAAAGTCAGAGTATAAATTCTCCGGCAACTACTcagaataatattatgtttgaaaatacgccgaaaaataatgaaacaagCGCTGGAACAGCTCCAATTAAATTTGGTACACCCGAAGTCAGTAAACCCGCTACTGCTACGGCAACTACTTCAGCAACGCCTGTTATCAGCTTTGGATCGACTAATACTACACCAGTTATAAATTTTGGGGCTAAACCAACAGAAAACAAACAACCCACACTTAATTTTGGTACGACTCCAGCATCTGAATCTAAGCCTTCTGGAGGATTTAGTttcgatttaaacaaaaaatcagaAACATCGACTTCAACGAATGTTTCAACTACAACACCTTCATTCAGCTTTGGAGGTACTACAAAAGATACCAATAAAATAGAGGAGAATAAATCCACATTTGCAACACCATTTGGTACTGCCGCATTCTCTCCAAAATCTACTAGTGAAAGTGTACCAATCACTACAGCTACAAATCCATCATTTTCTTTTGGAAGTGCTACAAATAAAGAAGACAAAGTACAATCGAATACATTTGGTACCCCCACCACTTTATCGTTTAATACACAAAATAGTGCTTTTAGTACACCTAAAACTACCTCAAGTATTACCTCACCATTCGGGTCAACCAATGTTCCCAGTTTTGGAATATCTACAACAAGTACTACTCCCGCTTTTGGAGCATCTACAACTA GTAATACACCTGCTTTTGGAACACCGACAACCAATGCACCTACTTTTGGAACATCGACAACAAATAATCCACCTGCTTTTGGAGCATCAACTACAAGTAATGCTCCTACTTTTGGAACATCGACTACAAGTAGTGCGCCTACTTTTGGAACACCTACTACAAATAATCCACCCGCTTTTGGATCCACAAATACACCAACATTTGGGACACCTGCTGCTACAACTGCAAGTATTTCTTTTGGTAATAGTGCACCAGCAGTTCCATCATTTGGAAGCGTTAACACTACCACAAGTAACGCTCCGCTATTTGGAAGTACAACAACTGCATCAAATACTTTTGCTTTTGGCTCCTCAAATACAACTTCAGCCTTTGGAAAACCCACTACAACTAATCAAGGATTTGGGCAAACTAATGCCGCACCAGCATTTGGTGTTCAGAATACAACAGCTAATACTCCATCTTTTGGATCAACCACAACTTCTGCATTTGGATCCACATCATCAGGATTTGGAGCACCAACTACCACAAGTTCCGCTTTTGGTAGCACTCCCTTTGGATCTACTTCAAATGTTGCATCTCCATTCGGTGGCAATAACGCTCCACAATTTGGAACACCCACTACAACTTCAAATGCATTTGGTGCAACAAATACAGGATTTGGTACTCCAACCACGACAGCTCAATTTGGATCAACAACATCAGCTGTGGCATCACCATTTGGATCAAACACGTCATCAACAACTCCAGCATTTGGGGCACAAACCACACAAGCATCTGGTTTTGGAACGCAATCCACACCAATTTTCGGTGGTTCAACAACTCAACAACCTACTAATGCTTTTGGAAGTAATTCTACCTCTACAGGAAatactacaaatatttttggatcaaataaTAACAACAGTACTCCCAGCGCATTTGGCTCGACAAACAATACAAGTACATTTGGTAACAATTCAGCGACAAATAAACCGTTTGGTGGAACCTCTGCTTTCACTTTCGGAGCAAGCACAACTACACAAAACAATAACACTTTTGGATCAACAACTGGAGGTTTTGGAAATACAACAACTCCTGCTTTTGGTGCATCTTCACCTCCCGCATTTGgtgctcaaaataataataataataatgtatttggaTCAACAACTCAAAGTACAAATTCTACTACAACAAACACTGCAGTTCCATTATTTGGATCAACAAATCAAACGCCTGCTTTCGGAACACCCGATAATAAACAACCCGCAGCATTTGGAGGTTTCGGAACTAGTTCACAGGCAAGTTCACCGAGTAGTGTATTTGCTTTTGGTGGATCACAGCCAGCATCTAATTCAACAAATAATAGTAATGCTTTCCAATTTGGAGCACCAAAACCAGCTGGAAGTGGAGGATTTAATTTTAGTGCAAACACAACGACACCTTCATTTGGTAGTAGTGGAGGAACTGCACCTGCAGCGTTTGGAGCAAATCAATTCGGTGCAACTGGAGGTGCACCAAATATGTTCAGTATAGGTACTGGTTCAACGGCACCTAGACCACGCGCAACAGCAcgatataatagaaaaaaatga